DNA from Halorarum salinum:
AACCGTCACTCGTACCGCCGATACCGAAGAGATTCTGTCGGATACGGTCACACTCGCTGATGAAGCCAAACAGCGATACCCCGACCCAATTAAAGAGGGAGGGGTGTGTCTGATTCAGGTCTCCGTCGAGGGTGGAGAGCAGAACTCATACGAGTGGGACGCGCCGGAGAGCGAGGCATCTGGAATCCAGGTCTCGATAACGACCGACGGTATTGGGTTTAGCAGGGTGGTGGCGTGAGTACGTAGTGCTGGTCAAGCAGGAATCGTTCGGAGAGGCCATTCAATCATAGATAGCTCCGCCGAGACTGAGTGCCCCCTCTTCGTCCAATGAGACCACGACCGTGTCACCCGTCACTCCAGCAGACGAAGCCGAAGACGGGCGTAACTCTATGACGATCTCGGAAGAGTCCCCAGTATCAGCTTCGACTGCCACCGTATGCGTGCCTGGTTGAGCGATGTACCCCTCTCGCCGCTGCCTTCCCCCGGCTGACAGGGTGAAGTCCTCGTTCCATCGAGTCTCCCCGTCAGTTATCACGGAAACGGTCAGCGAATGGCTCCGGTCGTGGCGATTCGAGAGCAGCAACGTTCCGGGCCCTGCGTCGTATGCCGCCCCGAAGCAGCCGCTCACGAAGAGCGTCCCTGTCGCTCCCAGCACGGAGAGGAACACGCGACGAGACCCTTCCTGAACCATACCATCAATCAATTCAGAGACGTGATAAGTACTTTTCGTGGTTGCGTCCCCGAATACAAGCCAAGTCCATTCTTACCAGGGGACCTATCGGTCGATTCGCAGATTCACTTAGCGGCTGTTCCGTCGCAGACGGTCTGAAACGAACGCCGACCATCTACTGCATACATCCTCTGTAGTCAGTACGTCGCATCTGACAGTGGCCACGTAGGTCGACCACGTCCATAATACACTCATCTGTTTCACCGAATTGAGGAGATCAATCAGCCGTGAAGTGATCTGCTCTGTGTTGCTTGGTACATCCCCTGTACTTAGCGGCGCGCCTCACCTAACTGTGAGCCGCCGGATGTCCGAGAATGAGGGAGTCTCGGACAACATGGCCCCGGTCGGGTCCCCCTCTGACCAAGAGCGCACGTAACAGCCGCTTCGTGAGTCTGCGTATTAACTGAGTACCTCCGGAGGGCACTATATTATCGTGATCCCGGTGATGGTGATCCCGACGGTGCCAGCGAGGATGCCGACCGCGAAGATGCCGTCCGCCCGTTTACTGATCGTCTCCTGTCGAAATAAATAACGTTCGTGAGGCGTGCTGCGTACAGAGCACCACGCAGCACGCCCTGAACGGTCAGCGAAGAGTTGCTCACGGTGGATGAACGGCGACGTCACTCACTACCTATCTTCTACCCGTAGTGAATATAATCAGCAGGCCGATCAAGCCCGTTCGTCCCGAAACCTCAGAATTGGCAACTGGCTATTCAGGTGGATCGCCACTAGCGGGCATAATCCGTGTTCTCAACGTCCTGATCCCGCTTGAATCTCACATCACCTTTAGGCGTATTCCATATGGGCCGTCTCTTCTGCCGATCACTGGCGCCTCCCCGAGTGAGTTTCCATCGTACGGCTATCCTACCGTTCCATTGCGTCGTCGTATGAATACACGATCAACGGTTGATCCAGTCACGGATCTTCAACTCCTCGATTTCGGCAGGAAAACGAGGGATGCACGGGGACTGTCCTCCCCATCGCATCGATGTCCTCATCGCTCAGGAATGATCGACGGAGTCAGTCGATACAAACCATCCTACCCCGACTAGGATGGGGCGGCGACTCGACTAACGGGACGTGCGATTAGGCCCCGGTCGGCGTGTAATTCCGTGGTACCTCGACTGGTCGTGGCTGGCGGAATTGGCCAAGTCCGTGGAGGTCCAAGGTGCTCGCCGTACTCCGGGGTTGTCCGAACAGGGGGAGTTTGTAACTAAGAAAAATCGCGGGAACCCTCCGCAGAAGATGTCCGAACAAGAGCACACAGAGATGGAACACCAGCACGAGCACACCGGCCCCGGCTACATGACGCCACAGGCCGCGATCGAGCGATCGGAACCGGAGACACTCGCGTACGTGGTGGGAACGCACGTCGGGACGGACGTGGACGAACCCGACTTCGTCGCCGTCGTCGACCTTGACCCGGAATCGTCGAACTACGGCGAGATCACCGACCGTATCGACCTGCCGAACAGGGGTGACGAACTCCACCACTTCGGATGGAACGCCTGCTCGTCCTCCTGTCACGTCGGCGGGTTGGAGCGGCGATACCTCATCGTCCCCGGGAACCGCTCCTCGCGCATCCACATCGTCGACGCGCAGGACCGGGAACACCCCGAACTGGTGGACGTCATCGAGCCGGAGACGGTCAACGAACTCGACCTGTCCGCTCCCCACACCGTTCACTGCATCGGCGGCGGGACCGTCATCATCTCGATGCTGGGCGACGCCGACGGCGACCTCCCCGGTGGGTTCCTCGAACTGGACGAGGACCTGAACGTGAACGGGCGGTGGGACCACCAGGGCGAGATCGACTTCAACTACGACTTCTGGTATCAGCCGCGGCACAACGCGATGGTGTCCTCGGAGTGGGCAGCCCCGAAGACCTACCAGCCGGGATTCGATCTCGACGACGTCGAGGCCGGCAACTACGGTCACGAACTCCAGTTCTGGAACTGGGAGGAGCGGACGGTCGAACAGACGGTCGACCTCGGCGAGGAGGGGCTCATACCGCTGGAAGTGCGATTCCTCCACACCCCCGAGCACGCCCACGGGTTCGTCGACGCGGCGCTGTCGTCGAACATCTTCCGCTTCTGGAAGCGAGACGGCGAGTGGCACGCGGAGAAGGTCATCGACTTCGAGAGCCGCGACCACGAAGACTGGGACATGCCAGTACCCGCGCTTCCGACGGACATCCTTCTCTCGATGGACGATCGGTACCTGTTCGGGTCGAACTGGCTTCACGGCGAGGTCTGGATGTACGACGT
Protein-coding regions in this window:
- a CDS encoding selenium-binding protein SBP56-related protein, producing MSEQEHTEMEHQHEHTGPGYMTPQAAIERSEPETLAYVVGTHVGTDVDEPDFVAVVDLDPESSNYGEITDRIDLPNRGDELHHFGWNACSSSCHVGGLERRYLIVPGNRSSRIHIVDAQDREHPELVDVIEPETVNELDLSAPHTVHCIGGGTVIISMLGDADGDLPGGFLELDEDLNVNGRWDHQGEIDFNYDFWYQPRHNAMVSSEWAAPKTYQPGFDLDDVEAGNYGHELQFWNWEERTVEQTVDLGEEGLIPLEVRFLHTPEHAHGFVDAALSSNIFRFWKRDGEWHAEKVIDFESRDHEDWDMPVPALPTDILLSMDDRYLFGSNWLHGEVWMYDVSDPANPQYADSISIGGYFGDRQEVQGRELVAGPQMLQLSLDGERLYWTTSLYSSWDDQFFPEEAERGSVMLKADVNPRKGTMTLDEEFLVDFGDLPDGPARAHEIRWPDGDCTSDIWE